From the genome of Neomonachus schauinslandi chromosome 1, ASM220157v2, whole genome shotgun sequence:
ccccctccacccccccggGCTCTGTGATACTGGGAGAAGGAAGGTTCATACCACAGCCAGAGGAACTCATGAGACAGCAGAGGGTCCACCAGCTCCACCCATGCTGGGTTCTGGATAGTCAGAAAGTTGAGCTTAACCCAGAGGAGGAAGCCCCAGCCCGGATTTATCCTGTAATCCCCCATCCCTGCCATACTGAACTCTTTACCGTACTCCCAGATGGCTTGCATCTAACTGCCTTTGGGCCTCTGCACATTCTATTCCCTCTGTCTGGCATACCCAGCCTCTTTTTTGATCAGGAAAATCCTCCTCGTCCttccacatgcaccccaatgctaTCTCTTCCCATGGGTCTTCTCTAGGCAGAATTGGTCTGGGACCCAAATAAACTTGTACTGAGGAGAGGGGCTCTATGGGGCTCCTTTttgtgaggggagagggagggagcagagctgAAGCTCTCACACAACCTTCGTTTTCTGTCATTCCTCCCCAGTGTCTTTCCCTGACTCCTTCTCATAACCTCAGGGCCACTGGGGCTCCCTCCTGGGCCCTGCTCTTTTCTTTGTTCACACTCATTCACTTGGTGAACTCACCAGGCCCAGGCCTTAAATTCTATCTCTGTGATGGATGCCTCCAGCCAGACCCCTCCCCTGAACCCAGACTGGTATATCTGGGAGCCCACTTGATATCTGTCTCCACCTAGGTGTGTGGTAGGGAACTCAGGTTTAACACGTGCAAACTGAAATTCTGGCTTTCCCTCCCCAGCACCAATTGAATTCTTTTTCCCAGTTCCTCTGACTCAAAACCTTGGTGTTGTCCTTGACTTCTCTCCTTTTATACCCCATGTTCAGACTGTCAGCAAATCCTGCCAGCTCTGCCTTCGTATTTGGAATCTGACTCTTCTTTACCACTTCCATTACTGCCAACCTGGTCCAAGCCTCCATTGtctcatctcttgcctggattattgcaaGAGCCTCCTCATGGGTGTCCCTGCATCCATCCACACCACTTCTACCTATTTCAGCACATTAGCCAGAGTATGTGTGTCCTTCTTCTGTTTGGGGGGTCCTGCATAATCTACACCCTCCCTgtgacctctctgacctcatctcctgcttctccctgttgCTTGCTCGCTCATGCCTCCCTTCTAGCCGCTCTGGCCCTCCTTGAACACACCACCTGAGTCCTGGCTTCCCTCACATCTTTCTAGTCTTTGCTCTAATGTCCTCTCAGTGAAGCCTATCCtgatttaaaattgaaaaaaaaaaaaaacccaaaaacaaaataaaaaaacaaaaaaccaaactccTAATCTTTTTCCATAGACTTTATGATCATCTAATGTACAATAATGTaatatgcttttcctttttagtgctTATCTTCCTCTACTAGAATATAAGGTTCGCCAGGGTcaaagtatttgtttttgtttattgatttgtcCAAAGATTCTAGGTGAGtgccctgcacatagtaggtgctcagtaaacatctgTTTGATGGAGTCGGATTAATGGGAATTAGATGGGAGCAAATGAAAGCCAGTCATTCACCTTATGGTCGGTTAGTATTTCTGAACCCTGGACTCAGCCTTATGTAAATTTCACACCTGGCTACCTGTCTCTGGTCTctctggtctcagtttccttgaaTTTTACCCTTCTCTGCCTCACTAGAAGCTGGGAGCCCTGAGTCTCCACTGTAGAAGAAAGCTCAAGGGCAAAAGGGTGAAGGCAGAGGTTCAAGTGACTAGACCAGGAAGCAAGAAACCCGCATTCTACGTGGGCCTTGCCCCAGACTTGCTGAAAACCGTATGCCTCGCCtctatgtgcctcagtttcctcatcttttcctGAGGGGTCAGACAAAGCCTTTCTGATTCTGGCATCCTTTGATCTCAGAGAGGATGCAGGTGAAACACCCTGAATCTCAGAGCTGGAAGCAGGACATGGACACTAGATACTTGTCATTCCTAGGGGATCCTGTGGGGAAGGCATTTTCTTGCAGGATCACGCCTCAGACGCCCACTGTAACCTTTCTTGAGGAGACAGCGCCCACAGATCAATAGCTTGATTGGATGAAggatggagtgggggtgggggtgatgcaGCCAAGGTGATGGTCGTTTTTCATGGCCCATCTGTCCCTTTGTCAGGTCTCATGGCGCTCATGTGAAATACCACCCGTTAAGGATGAGAAATGAGAGTCCCCACCCTCAAAGAATAATTTCATGCCAGTGCCTGACACCTGATGTTGGGAGCTTGAACCTAATATTACATATCGGTGTAAAGCAAGACTTATACCAGGGGAAGATGTGGGATAGGCAAAGACTGAcattattagaataataataGCTTCTCTTTATTCAGTACTTCTACTTGAAGACCTACTGCTGGGCacttttaatatatatcttttaattttcataacctCTTGAGAGTAGGTGTACCtattgtacccattttacagatgaagaaactgaggctcggttTCATTGCTTAAAAGTggcaaagtcaggatttgaacccagatcagCCAGGCTCTAAAGGCTCACTCTGTTACTCTACAATGACAGACTAGCTAATGGTTAGCTGTTTAAACTCCACATAGTTgggtgggtttttgttgttgttgttgttgttgtctttgtgtgtggctttttttttaatttgttttgtgttttactaATTTGGacagatatttttctaaattaggaCATATTTGCTTATGGAAACAAGGAGTTGGAAGGCCACTTAGATTTTGAAGACTCTGTGTTATTATCTAGATGTCAGTGGCTGGCCTGGGTGTTAATGTGGATGAATATAGGAGTGGGTTAGGGGGTTGGTGCAGTGGGTGCTTTAGCCTTTAGAGTCTTGACAgctgtgtctcttctcttcctttcttactGGCCACTACCACATTTTACACCTGGCAGTATTCCTGTTCTAACTGCCAATCCCTATCCCTCCTAATTAGCTGTACACTGGAAAACCTGACCACTACGTTCATTAGATTTATTTGCAAAGTGTAACTAAAGAGGCTCTGAAATTGGGCCCTTTCAGGAACAGGGTATATGGGCACCTATATTCTTGCTATTCCAGgcctttttaatttcctttggggCATCCTCAGCTAATTTTTACACAGTTCTGCCAGTTTAGGGGAGATACTTACTTTGGCTTCAGATGTATTGAAATTGAGGTGCCAATGGAACAGTCCCATGGAGATGGGTTAAAACCAGTTAGCACTGTGCTGGCCAGCGCCGTAGCCACTACCCACATGTGGCCACTGAGTAGTTGAAATGTGGCTAATCTGAATTGTGATGTGCTgaaaagtgtaaaatacacattagATTTCAAGGACTTAGTACAAAAAAGTATGTcaaatatttccttaataaattttgtatattgatgACATGTTGATCCAGACATGATTCACTGATTACATGATGATATCCAAAATGAtggtattttgaatatattgaattaaaaaagaagtattgttaaaattaatttcacctgcttttttactttttttttcattatatgtatgtttatttttaaatttacattcagtacaattcacttttttttgggggggggggtatacAGTACTAAGAGCCTTGACAAATGCTTAGGGTTATGTAATCGCCAACATAATCAAGATAGGGTTCCACCAGACAAACAAGCTTCTTCATGCTGCCACTTTGGAGTCAcaacccccttccttcccttaggCCCTCATGAGcactgatttcttctttgtccctatggttttttcttttccagaatgtcaaataaatggaatcatatgataggTAGGCTTTTCAGTCTGGCGTCTTCCGCTTAGCCTCATAtactcttttttacttttttaatgtggctatgagaaaattaaaaattacatatgtgataTAAACATGGCTCACACTCTGTCTCTGCCAGAGAGCCCTGAACTACAGATGACTAGGATTAGGGGCTGCAAGGGTTTACCTGGGAGTCAAATGCATAGGGAGGAGAAGTTTGCTGATGGACTTCTAGGACCTCTGCTCCATCTCCCTTCTGTCATGAGCCAGGCTGGCATTCTGCAGCTGCTCTGTGTCAAACCCAGGCCTTAGTGGGGATGGcactgggaggaggggctggctcAAGGGGAGATTTGTATGTTGTCATCTATGAGCAGTGGGAAGCCAAGAAGTGCATTTGAAGCCGAGATGTCAGGATGGAGATACCTTCCTGGAAAGCTTCATTCCTCACTCTGCCCACAGTGTGGCCAGGGGCTTGGAGGCATGGAGGCATGCTTGTTGCAGGACAGATGAACTTGGAAGTGGGCAGCTACTCCCTTGGCCCTTGCACCAGATCCCTCCCATTCTGCAAAATACAGCTGAAATTTCACCTTCTCCAGGAGGTCTTCCTAGTCATGGTATCTCTTGCTTCTCTGACTCCTGTTGCACGTGCATTTGTATCACATCCTTTATTCTGACATGTCAGATAGATCCTCCGCATCCATAAGGCAGGAGACTTTTTGCAACTATCCATGTTGgaaaataccatatggtttctcCCATGAAATCCAGGTGCCCATGAAATTTGGATGCAGGGCAGTTAGCTAGACACCAGTCTTAAAGCATGTAGAATTCAGAGGTGACCCTTAGAAGAGTCATGCATCATTGTCACAGACCTTTGGTGTATTGTCCTTGAAGGAGTGAGATAATGGCTATTTAATCATAATATTCCAAGGGTCTGTGGCTCTGTCCTCCAATTGTTCTGTTAGTCTTGCCTCCCTGACTCAACTGCAAGTGCTCAAGAGAGGTATCCTTCTCTTCTTGACCCTAGAAGACCTTCCTGTCTACGGTGCTATGCATATAGATAGTAGGTATCCAGTGAATTAACTGTAGAatgaatgtaagctccatgagggtggCAGGGATGGTGACTGTCAAGTTCAGCGTTGTCTCATGGGTACCTGGCACCTAGAAAGCATTTAATACATGGTTGTTGGATCAATGATTACAATGATCTGCACACCTTTGTTTGAGGAGTATGTCATTGAGTTGAGTTTTGTTAGCTGGACTGTGTACAAAAGGAAGATCTATTCACTTTGTTTACAGAATGAATTATCAGTAGAGTTGAAGGGATTTTAAAGATGGTGGTGGAGGACATAAACCGAAGACAGAACATAGTAGATTGGGCTCACATAGGTTGGGAAACTATCTTCAATGTTTTCTTGAAAATGCTAAGCGGTAGACTCTGAATGGAAATAAGGGTAACTGTACTTTTTGTGTccttgttttctctattttcatcCTTTAGATTCACCAAAACCACCAGTTGCTCCCAAGCCAAAGACTGCCAGTCCCCTCACACCTGTGACAGCACCCAAATTCCCTTCATCACCCCGGCCTGATAGTCTTCACAGTCCCAACTCCATGTCTAGGGGGCCGAAACCCCCCATTGCCCCTAAGCCCAGGCTGGCGACCCCCAGTGAGTGGAGAGCCAGCGTGTACATGATCAACAGCTTGAACAAATGCAGCAACGGGAAAGTGCTCTGCGTTGACAGAGGGCTTTACGGAGAGCACCGGTCCAACTTGGAGTGCTCTGAGTCTGAGGCTGATGAGGAGTACATTGTGGTCCCCAAGGCTCCGCCGAAAGAGGACGAACCCAGGTGTAGCAGCTCTGCAGAGAATGCAGTAATGGTGCCTCCAGATGCCGCTGGAGAGGAGTGCCAGGAGGGAGGCGAGGAGAGCGACCTGGAGGGGATGGGAGCTGCTGAGGACTTGGCAGCCCCAGCTGAAGTGGTGCTGGGTGAAGAGGTTGATGGAAGCATAGCCCCCACCCCTGAGAATGTGGGGGTGGAGGACGGTGCCTGTGACCCAGGGGCAGAGGAGCAGACATTTACaagtgaggaggaagagaagctaGTGGAAGAACACAACGTGTACAACCTGGAGGACAGGGGCCCTTGGGATGGAGAAGCAGTCCTTCCAAGTGATATCATTCTAACTCACGTTGATTTAGAGGGTCCAGCAACTCCCAGTGATGAGCCTGGGCCCCCTGGGACACCCACGGAGGCAGAGGAGGGTGGTGAGGAAGGCTCCACCAACACAGAACCAGGGGCTCCAGATGAACGTGTGGATTCTGACAGGCCCCCTGAGGGGGATGCTGAAGATGACAGCAAGGAACCCACAGAGAATGAGGGCTTGGCCATGGGTGTTCAGGAGGCAGAGATGGCCACAGACAGCCCTGAAGTCCCAGAGGAAGGGGGTGAAGATGCCACAGCCAGTGGTGACCAGGATGACCAGGATGAACCACCTGACCAAAATGAGAAAACGAACCAAGAAGAAATGGCAGCAGTCACCCGGGAGGTGGGAGAGGACCCTCGAGAAGGTGAAGACCTGGTACAGGAAGAACCTGCCGAGGAGAGCTGCCAAATCATTCCTTTCGAGAATGATGGCATGGATGAATTTGTGACTTCACTCTCAGGAAGTCCCTACGAGTTCTTTCCGACCGAGAGCACCTCTTTCTGTAGCGAGAGCTACTCCTCTTTTTCCAAGTCAGCAAAAGACTTAGAGTCACAGCAGGAACCACAGTCTGGAGAACGTGCGGAGCAGGACCCCATTGTTGGAACTTCGTGTGGCTCTGGGGAGGGCCCCTCTGTCCCTGACGTGGTGGTCATGCCAGAGGATGAGGATGCCATAGACGATGGGCTCACCAACCCCTATGAGATGGGAGTTGACCTGGAGCAAGGGTCTGaccctggggaaggagagaaacctGAGACACAGGCTGCATCTGACATGCTGAGTGGTTATggcacaaaagaagaaatgaactcTGATGCTGAGGGTGGCCTGGTCTCCATCGACAGGAAGAACATCATCACTAGGGCCAGGCCCCACTCCGGGAAGGTGGCTGGCTATGTCCCAGAAACTGTCCCAGAAGAAACCGGACCAGAAGCTGGCTCATCAGCCATTGGCATTAGAGGTGCCACCAAGGAGGCGAGAAAGACGGTTCTTTCGTTGGAGGGGAAACCACTGGAAGCCAGCAGGGCCTTGCCAGCAAAGCCCAGAGCCTTCACTCTATACCCCCGATCATTCTCTGTGGAAGGCCGAGAGATTCCAGTCTCCTTGTACCGGGAGTCAGAGGCATCGGGCTTGGATGACCATAGGATCAAAAGGAAAGATGACAACCTTTCTCTGCCCTGTATGATTGGCTCCTCTGGGAGTTTCTCCCAGAGGAACCACCTTCCGTCCAGTGGCACCTCAACACCCTCTTCTGTGGTCGACATCCCGCCCCCTTTCGACCTGGCCTGCATCACCAAAAAGCCCATCACAAAGAGCTCTCCCTCCCTGCTGATCGAGAGTGAGCCCCCAGACAAGTACACCAAGAAGAAGAAGTCATCCTTCAAGAGGTTCCTGgcactgacttttaaaaagaagtcgGAGAACAAAGTGCATGTGGATGTCAACGTGTCTTCTTCCAGGTCGTCTTCAGAATCCAGCTACCATGGGCCTGCCAGGCTTCTGGAAATTGACCGCAGGAGCCTCAGCAACTCCCCGCAGCTTAAGGCTCGGACTGGCAAGCTCCGGGCTTccgattccccttcctccctcatctTCTACAGGGATGGCAAGAGGAAAGGTGTCCCCTTCAGCAGGACGGTGTCCAGAGTGGAGTCCTTCGAAGACCGCTCCCGGCCCCCCTTTCTGCCCTTGCCCCTGACCAAGCCTCGGTCCATCTCATTCCCCAACGCCGACACTTCAGACTATGAGAACATCCCAGCCATGAACTCAGACTATGAAAATATTCAGATTCCACCCCGGAGGCCTGCGAGGGCTGGGACATTTACAAAACTGtttgaagatcagagcagagccCTGTCCACGGCAAATGAAAACGATGGCTACGTGGACATGAGCAGCTTCAACGCCTTTGAAAGCAAACAACAGAGCGCAGACCAAGAAGCAGAAAGGTActgtgaaattatattttctttgtggttgggCAAGTGTGACCATCCGAGAGGTAAGCTTAGGTACAGGGGACAGAATGGACTTGCTTTTTAGCCTCAGGCTCTGCttatttctagctgtgtgacttggggtgTGTGGCTTTACTCTCTGAGCCCAGTTactacatctgtgaaatgggatttCTGCTGCCTCACGGCAGAGTGTTTGAAGAGATCAGAGACGATCATCTGTGTGAAAGTATTGTCTAAAACGCCAAATACAGTGTAAATATGAGCATTTGTATTTCCATTATTTGAGAGACATTTCTCATCTAGGAGGATGGGTTTGCTAGTCCTCTCCAGGAAAGTCACCAAGAGAGAAGGTCCTGGTATCCTGCCAAACTAAATATCTTTCACCATCAGGAAAATACCCTAAATTGAGATTGATACCCTTTTACTATGTAAATATACACTCTATTCAAGGGAACTAGAAAAGACAAtctatttaaattgtttaaagaGGGAAGGGTGCCGTGAGCTAAATTTCTGAATAGAAGGCTTTAAGAGGTACATCcaggatggtttttttttttttttttttgattcattcaCCTTGGAAATAAGAGTGAAACACTGAAATTATTAACAACAGTGGGAGTTTTCTGACCCCACCTTCCCAAGACTGACTGAATACCCTTATTGATCATCCCAAGTGGATAACTGCCAAATCTTGCTGTTCCTTGTACCTTGTGGATGCAGCTTAAAGGCAATGCAATTCAGCCTCAACCATTTACTCTCTTTGGGAGCACCTGATTGGAATTAATACAAGCGAAAATGGCAGTGATTTTAAAGGATATCCTGATTCTGACCCCTTGTGTGCAGTGACTTCACCAAGTCCCACACGCTGCTACTGCTCGGAGTTCCCAGGGCGCCTGCAGTAATGAATAGATAAGATGATTTGCAATTAGCATGAGCTGTCGCTGGAGTGTAGATGCTAGAAGTGTTTATGTGGTTTATTCTCCTGAGTTTTTTACATGGTTCCCCACCCTGGCtccatcttctccctcccccaagtcTGGGTGAGGCTGTTAATTAGTTCTTTCCAGAATGAAAGGGTTTGTTTGCTGGGGCAAGGGTAAACACTAACACTGTTGGAGGGACTGAGTTTGATTTGGAGAGTGTGGCCGTGTGTAAACTCTACAAGGTGAGAGCTGCACAGCTGACCAGTTCATTGCATTAATAGTTACCAGCAGGGTTTGACAGGATCCAGACCTAGCTGAGTGCCTCCTAGCGTTAATGAAAATAGAACCAAGCTCTGAAACCAGAATCATCTagaaaggatcttttttttttttttaagattttatttatttatttgacagagagagacacagcgagagagggaacacaagcagggggagtgggagagggagaagcaggctttccgccgagcagggagcccgatgcggggctcgatcccaggaccctgggatcatgacctgagccgaaggcagatgcttaacgactgagccacccaggcgcccctagaaaggaTCTTAAAGGGCAGATGGTCAAGGCTCCCACTCTAACAGGTCTTTCTCTAACCCAGTCTGTACTTGAATTCCTCAAGCCACAGGGAACTCACCATCTCCCAGAGCTGCCTCATCTGTTGCTAGGTATCCTgattaaattttcctttctgaCTGAGGCAAAAGCTGTCTCCTAATATCCCTACCCCACTCATGCTGGCTCTCCCCCTCTCAAGCCAGGCAAGTGAGCTCCTTTCCTCTTTCGTATGACAGCCCTTCAGCAATCGAAGTCGGCTTCTGtagaatcactgaattttatagCTGGAAGGGAACTTCAGACAACATTTGGTCCTCTTACAgaggagtaaactgaggcacagagagggaaagggatttACCTAAGGTAGCTCAGCAATTTAGTGGAGAAATCAGTGCTAGGACTCAAGATTTCCTGACACCTGGTTTAGGCATCCTTAGTGAATTACACTGAGGGGTGCCAGATCTGATCGTGCACGCTGTGCACTGCACTGCTTCAGAGCCACATTCACATTCAACCCGCCtacctccaccccctgccccgggGTTATACGGTGCACAGGTTGCTTGGCCATTTGCCGAGTCCCTGTTGTCTTGATCTGTACTTTGCCCAAAACCCCAAAAAGGTCCCTTCATCCAAATTAACCTGATAATAAGGGAAAAAGACCCaagaaaatgtcaatgctaccatacctttcctgcttcctgtatgccaggcattgtgctgggtgCTTTCCCTGCATTTTCTCACATTTGATGCTACAGCCTGGGGCCGTGGTTGAGTATCTTGGACTGTCAGACTCAGAGCACTGTTGCTCTACCCTGATGTTCCTTCACGGAAGGCCAGACTGACCAGATAAATCTCCCATGCAGGAACCACATCCTCTTGGACATCAACAGTGAGCAaagctttcttctgttttcctgcaTGAAACAGATGgaagcaaagggagggggagaaatccTCGCCTTGGGCTGAAACAGGTCTGGGCAAAGGAGGTTTCAGACACATCAAGTTGAGAGGCATGAGGGACtgctgtgggggtggggtcctAGTGGCTTCTCCCCCTGGACAGGAGCTTTGAGAACCTAGCGGCTGGGGTGCTGCCGATCTGAGACATGTGCCTAGGGGTGCCCAGGGTTGCTTCGGGTTGAGCAGGACAGGATGGGGCAAGAGGGCCGTTCCTCCTCCTTCCGCTCCTTGTCCTGTCCCACACCTTGCTTCAGTGTGGGGATCAGGGAATAAATATCAACAGCCCTGAAAGGGTGTAGGACGGTGTATCAGGAGATGTGGGTTCAAAGCCCACTCAGTCACTGACCTGCTGTGGGATCTTGGAAAAGGCTAGGCcacagtttgctcatctgtaaaatggtaagaTTGGAGCAGATCTGTATTTCTCAACCATTTGCCTCTCCTGTACCACTTTTACCATTTCTGTTCTACTGCCTATACCATCACTTacttattgtttttctttcaatcagtctctcttttttacttcaaaaatatttagaaaggaaattttGTGTCAGTGTtgggaaatggaaaaacactatTGGTTGCCATAAATAGAAGGCAGTTATACAAATAAgatacaaagga
Proteins encoded in this window:
- the FGD5 gene encoding FYVE, RhoGEF and PH domain-containing protein 5 isoform X2 codes for the protein MSRGPKPPIAPKPRLATPSEWRASVYMINSLNKCSNGKVLCVDRGLYGEHRSNLECSESEADEEYIVVPKAPPKEDEPRCSSSAENAVMVPPDAAGEECQEGGEESDLEGMGAAEDLAAPAEVVLGEEVDGSIAPTPENVGVEDGACDPGAEEQTFTSEEEEKLVEEHNVYNLEDRGPWDGEAVLPSDIILTHVDLEGPATPSDEPGPPGTPTEAEEGGEEGSTNTEPGAPDERVDSDRPPEGDAEDDSKEPTENEGLAMGVQEAEMATDSPEVPEEGGEDATASGDQDDQDEPPDQNEKTNQEEMAAVTREVGEDPREGEDLVQEEPAEESCQIIPFENDGMDEFVTSLSGSPYEFFPTESTSFCSESYSSFSKSAKDLESQQEPQSGERAEQDPIVGTSCGSGEGPSVPDVVVMPEDEDAIDDGLTNPYEMGVDLEQGSDPGEGEKPETQAASDMLSGYGTKEEMNSDAEGGLVSIDRKNIITRARPHSGKVAGYVPETVPEETGPEAGSSAIGIRGATKEARKTVLSLEGKPLEASRALPAKPRAFTLYPRSFSVEGREIPVSLYRESEASGLDDHRIKRKDDNLSLPCMIGSSGSFSQRNHLPSSGTSTPSSVVDIPPPFDLACITKKPITKSSPSLLIESEPPDKYTKKKKSSFKRFLALTFKKKSENKVHVDVNVSSSRSSSESSYHGPARLLEIDRRSLSNSPQLKARTGKLRASDSPSSLIFYRDGKRKGVPFSRTVSRVESFEDRSRPPFLPLPLTKPRSISFPNADTSDYENIPAMNSDYENIQIPPRRPARAGTFTKLFEDQSRALSTANENDGYVDMSSFNAFESKQQSADQEAESAYTEPYKVCPISVAAPKEDLSSDEEQGSSEEEESAPRDPSLTHKLEGLSRAHVIAQELLSSEKAYVEMLQHLHLDFHGAVMRALDEIDQEGKDTLAREELRRGLSELPAIRDLHQGILEELGERLLHWEGQQKVADVFLAREQEFDHHAAHILQFDRYLSLLSENCLHSPRLAAAVREFEQSQQGGGQNVKHRLLRVVQRLFQYQVLLTDYLNNLCPDSAEYDNTQGALTLISKVTDHANDSMEQGENLQKLVHIEHSVRGQGDLLQPGREFLKEGTLMKVTGKSRRPRHLFLMSDVLLYTYPQKDGKYRLKNTLSVASMKVSRPVMEKVPYALKIETSQSCLTLSASSCAERDEWHSCLSRALPEDYKAQALAAFHHSVEIRERLGVSLGERPPTLVPVTHVMMCMNCGCDFSLTLRRHHCHACGKIVCRNCSRNKYPLKYLKDRMAKVCDGCYGELKKRGGDVPGLMRERPVSMSFPLSSPRFSSSAFSSVFHGINPSTFKKQKKVPSALTEDTVAMESMPLLGFTIAPEKEEGSSEVGPIFHLYHKKTLFYSFKAEDTNSAQRWIEAMEDASVL
- the FGD5 gene encoding FYVE, RhoGEF and PH domain-containing protein 5 isoform X1, whose translation is MSRGPKPPIAPKPRLATPSEWRASVYMINSLNKCSNGKVLCVDRGLYGEHRSNLECSESEADEEYIVVPKAPPKEDEPRCSSSAENAVMVPPDAAGEECQEGGEESDLEGMGAAEDLAAPAEVVLGEEVDGSIAPTPENVGVEDGACDPGAEEQTFTSEEEEKLVEEHNVYNLEDRGPWDGEAVLPSDIILTHVDLEGPATPSDEPGPPGTPTEAEEGGEEGSTNTEPGAPDERVDSDRPPEGDAEDDSKEPTENEGLAMGVQEAEMATDSPEVPEEGGEDATASGDQDDQDEPPDQNEKTNQEEMAAVTREVGEDPREGEDLVQEEPAEESCQIIPFENDGMDEFVTSLSGSPYEFFPTESTSFCSESYSSFSKSAKDLESQQEPQSGERAEQDPIVGTSCGSGEGPSVPDVVVMPEDEDAIDDGLTNPYEMGVDLEQGSDPGEGEKPETQAASDMLSGYGTKEEMNSDAEGGLVSIDRKNIITRARPHSGKVAGYVPETVPEETGPEAGSSAIGIRGATKEARKTVLSLEGKPLEASRALPAKPRAFTLYPRSFSVEGREIPVSLYRESEASGLDDHRIKRKDDNLSLPCMIGSSGSFSQRNHLPSSGTSTPSSVVDIPPPFDLACITKKPITKSSPSLLIESEPPDKYTKKKKSSFKRFLALTFKKKSENKVHVDVNVSSSRSSSESSYHGPARLLEIDRRSLSNSPQLKARTGKLRASDSPSSLIFYRDGKRKGVPFSRTVSRVESFEDRSRPPFLPLPLTKPRSISFPNADTSDYENIPAMNSDYENIQIPPRRPARAGTFTKLFEDQSRALSTANENDGYVDMSSFNAFESKQQSADQEAESAYTEPYKVCPISVAAPKEDLSSDEEQGSSEEEESAPRDPSLTHKLEGLSRAHVIAQELLSSEKAYVEMLQHLHLDFHGAVMRALDEIDQEGKDTLAREELRRGLSELPAIRDLHQGILEELGERLLHWEGQQKVADVFLAREQEFDHHAAHILQFDRYLSLLSENCLHSPRLAAAVREFEQSQQGGGQNVKHRLLRVVQRLFQYQVLLTDYLNNLCPDSAEYDNTQGALTLISKVTDHANDSMEQGENLQKLVHIEHSVRGQGDLLQPGREFLKEGTLMKVTGKSRRPRHLFLMSDVLLYTYPQKDGKYRLKNTLSVASMKVSRPVMEKVPYALKIETSQSCLTLSASSCAERDEWHSCLSRALPEDYKAQALAAFHHSVEIRERLGVSLGERPPTLVPVTHVMMCMNCGCDFSLTLRRHHCHACGKIVCRNCSRNKYPLKYLKDRMAKVCDGCYGELKKRGGDVPGLMRERPVSMSFPLSSPRFSSSAFSSVFHGINPSTFKKQKKVPSALTEVAASGEGSAISGYLSRCKKGKRHWKKLWFVIKGKVLYTYMASEDTVAMESMPLLGFTIAPEKEEGSSEVGPIFHLYHKKTLFYSFKAEDTNSAQRWIEAMEDASVL